A window from Alphaproteobacteria bacterium LSUCC0719 encodes these proteins:
- the flgG gene encoding flagellar basal-body rod protein FlgG: MSTSSMHVAKTGLNAQQTRMQIIANNLANVNTTGFKRDRANFETLLYQVRRVAGDQVTAEANLTSSFSVGTGARIVNTQKTMTQGSLITTDNSLDVAIEGGGFLQVLLPDGRIGYTRNGAISTNSEGVLTTASGYVIQPEIAIPDGVSQINISRDGIISVLVAGQTGAEAVGQLTLADFTNRTGLQPIGESFFVETDTSGAPIVANPNENGMGRLIQGALEASNVNVVTELVEMIETQRAYEVSSKSITSVDEMLRFISQNL, translated from the coding sequence ATGTCCACCAGTTCCATGCACGTCGCAAAGACAGGTCTGAACGCACAGCAGACCCGGATGCAGATCATCGCCAACAATCTGGCAAACGTGAATACGACAGGTTTCAAGCGTGACCGCGCAAATTTCGAAACGCTGCTCTACCAGGTTCGCCGCGTTGCCGGTGACCAGGTGACCGCTGAAGCCAATCTGACATCTTCTTTCTCGGTCGGCACCGGCGCCCGTATCGTCAATACGCAGAAGACGATGACCCAGGGCAGCCTGATCACAACCGACAATTCGCTTGATGTTGCTATCGAAGGCGGCGGCTTTCTTCAGGTTCTGCTGCCGGACGGGCGGATCGGCTATACACGCAACGGTGCGATCTCGACAAACAGTGAAGGTGTTCTGACGACCGCAAGCGGCTATGTCATTCAGCCAGAAATTGCGATCCCTGACGGGGTGTCCCAGATCAATATCTCGCGTGATGGCATCATCAGCGTGCTTGTCGCCGGCCAGACGGGCGCCGAGGCCGTGGGTCAGCTGACGCTCGCCGATTTCACCAACCGTACGGGCCTGCAGCCAATCGGCGAAAGCTTCTTTGTCGAGACCGACACCAGTGGTGCCCCGATTGTGGCAAATCCCAACGAGAACGGCATGGGCCGCCTCATCCAGGGCGCGCTCGAGGCCTCCAACGTCAATGTTGTGACCGAGCTTGTCGAGATGATCGAGACGCAGCGGGCCTATGAAGTCAGCTCGAAATCGATCACCTCGGTCGATGAAATGCTGCGCTTCATTTCGCAGAATCTCTAA
- a CDS encoding flagellar hook-basal body complex protein — protein MDKLIYTAFNTVNNIYDNRSVRAQNLANVNVPGYRRDLGSKSVGTAFLDNITSLQTRALAILDDNNYFEADPGTLSQTDHDLDVAIRGDGYFVVKGQNELSLTRRGDLTVAGDGTLENGSRQAMLNTELQPIQVPAYRSIKVADNGDVIIEPLNSPIGTKQIIGRLGLTFAADKELKKYPDGEIRPTDGSLPQIDQDVALVPQHVELSNVNITDELITSIEDQRQYEINIKLISSASEIDEAGASLIRMPS, from the coding sequence ATGGACAAGCTGATCTACACGGCGTTCAACACGGTCAACAACATCTACGACAATCGTTCGGTGCGGGCCCAGAACCTGGCCAATGTCAATGTCCCGGGCTATCGCCGCGATCTTGGTTCGAAATCTGTTGGCACCGCCTTTCTCGACAACATCACCAGCCTGCAGACCAGGGCGCTGGCGATCCTTGACGACAACAACTATTTCGAAGCGGATCCGGGCACGCTCAGCCAGACGGATCACGATCTCGATGTTGCCATTCGCGGTGATGGGTATTTTGTGGTCAAAGGTCAGAATGAGTTGTCCCTTACCAGGCGCGGTGATCTAACAGTGGCAGGGGATGGCACGCTTGAAAACGGATCCAGGCAGGCGATGCTGAATACCGAGCTTCAACCTATTCAGGTGCCTGCCTACAGGTCGATCAAGGTTGCCGACAATGGCGATGTGATCATCGAGCCGCTGAACTCGCCGATTGGCACCAAGCAGATCATCGGGCGGCTTGGCCTGACCTTTGCCGCAGACAAGGAACTCAAGAAATACCCGGATGGAGAAATTCGTCCGACCGACGGCTCGCTGCCGCAGATCGACCAGGATGTGGCACTGGTCCCGCAGCATGTGGAACTCAGCAACGTCAACATTACTGATGAGCTGATCACTTCGATCGAGGACCAGCGGCAGTATGAGATCAACATCAAGTTGATCTCGTCCGCTTCCGAAATCGATGAAGCAGGTGCCAGCCTGATCCGGATGCCGAGCTGA
- a CDS encoding flagellar hook-basal body complex protein, with the protein MSFYTALTGLNGSSADISATSNNIANVGTTGFKRSRVEFGDIFATSPLQNASSSIGSGTILKGIKQQFTQGNIAASLNALDLAISGQGFFALKPSLTSAQTVYTRNGSLNVNNDRYVVDSAGQYLLTYPVNTDGSVTAKDLDSAVPLQLPVTSGDPQATSNIKLGVNVNAASDVVPDRPQFQDGYAFDPNDPETFTNSTSITIFDDLGNPTIATVYFIKTQAASADDPTNKYDTRLVINDTIITPDLVSAVDDAGKQIFVDRFGQQTTSIPDDNYFIEGKGSPLYKLDDLQTLVPSQPASIGGESTSFDFGEEGDKLVEIVTDPMQFKATREAGNTGSDVYWGKDFLLVNVDDSDQPVSIDINPGLYNADQLAAEVERAINAAYGDDRKFQVEQNVDDTITLDFQRVGADGTVTPLTNKISVELLGTDSYVTELMGDDFAITGTSPDFTKEEFLAHTQVRINETLNEYGRQYADDPLGVGGLQFVKSTGEKINSVYEYNQVVQLERVDDPSDTHYMVHSFYNKRPALSVHTVLDEINGNATNLIEYAATENRLRIYIGDTNSSPNSDLTNYEQGRSITLAGDDQFRSDLNGRSFVISSTGTNANGYKYIDVSTSGLAVADEDFSIAAGSASIFALTSPSDNEPTVEAFFEGSHAVYKGAAEDYSSQSIVIREKQGSTAATEKGAFVASDWKIKNGTETAATTPATLATNLEFLGIQNLHRPMEITASTSSSAGATTLTWSDGTNNLTITTADFSSSAGNANAQLDDIRDKLDALTDLKGFSFTFLDALGNVVDSTSGSNWRDTASITTNTGTATLAKLIVSRDDNTDFTLVAGAATGLSSSVDGGVTTATVNTTAATSDVLAKSSVDWVDEKNPPVHVGYDSINQRLSFEVDRTVLGSGTDSNFNSFSVYGSSTQTGTNNLGLTNADNAQRVQIRGGEVLYGDAFVATGEEIQPNDKRYGIKVAYNSEFQNFSISSGTTGEAIDGNGAIGVPEQQKASNIQVGRYAISETTGARVAQAYDVDATIIGNGDNLLFGVGKTKNGFLFSAGTGLKATPARAVGASANEPLTNVFKLSTQTGDNIFNVSVNGISGIIEVPATSYVGTTLAEALQTRINQIVDPATGDTIGGVTVTYSSETNSFTFATGTTGADSTIKVKGAARLGLDDVPLGVGTVPEIYNLVQATDADGVALYVDANGEVVTNPPENMVEGYYPLYIDEGELTFDKTGKLVSPKNLVHYEKQEEGFSIALDVDFSTSTQLAQPFSVLTVEQDGFTSGRLDGIEIDSSGTIRANYTNGQNNPLGKIVVANFNNQNGLKQIGNATYTETAVSGTPQVGEAGSEGFGNILSGSLERSNVDITEELVNLITAQRNFQASAKAIETTTGLTQTIINIRM; encoded by the coding sequence ATGTCATTCTATACCGCACTAACAGGATTGAACGGCTCCTCCGCCGATATTTCGGCAACGTCGAACAACATCGCCAACGTCGGCACCACCGGCTTTAAGCGAAGCCGGGTCGAATTCGGTGATATCTTCGCAACCTCGCCATTGCAGAACGCTTCGTCGTCAATTGGTTCGGGTACGATCCTGAAGGGCATCAAACAGCAGTTCACACAGGGTAACATTGCCGCCTCGCTGAACGCGCTTGATCTTGCGATTTCCGGTCAGGGCTTCTTTGCCCTGAAGCCGTCGCTGACATCGGCCCAGACGGTCTATACGCGAAACGGTTCACTGAACGTCAATAACGACCGTTATGTTGTCGACTCGGCCGGTCAGTATCTGCTGACCTATCCGGTCAACACCGACGGATCGGTCACGGCAAAGGATCTGGACAGTGCGGTCCCGCTCCAGCTGCCGGTGACATCAGGTGATCCGCAGGCGACATCGAACATCAAGCTTGGCGTGAACGTGAATGCGGCCTCCGACGTGGTGCCGGACCGCCCGCAGTTCCAGGACGGTTATGCATTCGATCCGAATGACCCTGAGACATTCACCAACTCGACATCGATCACCATCTTTGATGATCTCGGTAACCCGACGATCGCCACGGTGTATTTCATCAAGACCCAGGCCGCCTCCGCCGACGACCCGACAAACAAATACGACACCCGGCTGGTGATCAATGACACGATCATCACTCCGGATCTCGTCAGCGCGGTTGACGATGCCGGCAAGCAGATCTTTGTTGACCGGTTTGGCCAGCAGACAACATCCATCCCCGATGACAACTACTTCATCGAGGGCAAGGGATCGCCGCTTTACAAGCTGGATGACCTGCAGACCCTGGTGCCTTCGCAGCCAGCATCAATCGGCGGTGAATCGACAAGCTTCGACTTCGGTGAGGAAGGTGACAAGCTTGTCGAAATCGTCACCGATCCGATGCAGTTCAAGGCCACACGAGAGGCTGGCAATACCGGCTCTGATGTCTATTGGGGCAAGGATTTCCTGCTCGTGAATGTCGATGATTCGGACCAGCCGGTCAGCATCGATATCAATCCCGGCCTCTACAATGCCGACCAGCTGGCTGCCGAGGTTGAGCGTGCGATCAACGCTGCCTATGGCGATGACCGCAAGTTCCAGGTCGAGCAGAATGTCGATGATACCATCACGCTTGATTTCCAGCGGGTTGGCGCGGACGGCACTGTAACGCCTCTGACCAACAAAATCTCGGTCGAGCTTCTGGGCACGGACAGCTATGTCACTGAATTGATGGGTGATGATTTCGCCATCACCGGTACATCGCCGGACTTCACCAAGGAAGAGTTTCTGGCGCATACCCAGGTTCGGATCAACGAGACGCTGAATGAATATGGCCGCCAGTACGCGGATGACCCGCTTGGTGTTGGCGGACTGCAATTCGTCAAGTCAACCGGCGAAAAGATCAATTCGGTCTATGAATATAACCAAGTGGTGCAACTCGAGCGTGTCGATGACCCGTCCGACACACACTACATGGTGCATTCATTTTACAACAAGCGCCCGGCACTCAGCGTCCATACTGTTCTTGATGAAATCAACGGTAACGCAACCAACCTGATTGAGTATGCGGCGACCGAGAACCGTCTTCGTATCTATATCGGCGACACGAACAGCTCGCCGAACTCCGACTTGACCAATTATGAACAGGGTCGTTCGATCACGCTGGCGGGTGATGACCAGTTCCGCAGCGACCTCAATGGCCGCAGCTTCGTCATCTCATCGACCGGTACCAACGCGAATGGGTACAAATATATCGATGTCAGCACATCAGGGTTGGCTGTTGCCGATGAAGATTTCAGCATCGCCGCTGGATCTGCTTCGATCTTCGCGCTGACCAGCCCGTCTGACAACGAGCCGACTGTCGAGGCGTTTTTCGAAGGCTCTCACGCTGTCTATAAGGGTGCGGCTGAAGACTACAGCAGCCAGAGCATAGTCATTCGTGAAAAGCAGGGATCAACCGCCGCCACCGAAAAGGGTGCCTTTGTGGCCAGCGACTGGAAGATCAAAAATGGAACTGAGACCGCTGCCACCACGCCGGCTACGCTGGCAACAAACCTGGAATTTCTTGGCATTCAGAATCTTCACCGGCCAATGGAGATTACTGCCAGCACATCTAGCAGTGCCGGTGCAACCACTCTGACATGGTCTGATGGCACCAATAACCTGACCATCACCACTGCCGACTTCAGTTCCAGTGCCGGCAATGCCAATGCGCAGCTGGACGACATCAGGGATAAGCTTGATGCACTCACCGACTTGAAGGGCTTTTCTTTCACGTTCCTTGATGCTTTAGGAAATGTTGTCGATTCTACCAGCGGGTCCAATTGGCGAGACACCGCCTCGATCACAACCAATACCGGGACAGCAACACTTGCCAAGTTGATTGTGTCGAGGGACGACAACACTGACTTCACCTTGGTAGCGGGTGCAGCAACTGGTCTCAGCTCTTCGGTCGATGGCGGGGTTACCACTGCGACGGTAAACACCACCGCGGCAACAAGTGATGTTCTTGCGAAATCGTCTGTAGACTGGGTTGATGAGAAGAATCCGCCCGTACATGTGGGGTATGACTCCATCAATCAGCGGCTCAGCTTCGAGGTTGACCGTACGGTTCTCGGTTCGGGTACCGACAGTAACTTCAACTCCTTCTCGGTCTATGGTTCATCCACCCAGACTGGTACCAATAATCTGGGTCTGACCAATGCCGATAACGCGCAGCGGGTTCAAATCCGTGGTGGTGAAGTGCTCTATGGCGACGCCTTTGTGGCGACTGGCGAGGAAATCCAGCCAAACGATAAGCGCTATGGCATCAAGGTGGCCTACAATTCTGAGTTCCAGAATTTCTCCATCTCCAGTGGCACAACTGGTGAGGCGATTGATGGCAATGGTGCCATCGGCGTACCTGAACAGCAAAAAGCCTCGAACATTCAGGTTGGACGCTATGCCATCTCGGAAACCACCGGTGCCCGTGTGGCTCAGGCCTACGATGTCGATGCCACGATCATCGGCAACGGCGATAACCTGCTGTTTGGTGTTGGCAAGACGAAGAACGGCTTCCTGTTCTCTGCTGGTACCGGCCTGAAAGCCACCCCTGCCCGCGCGGTCGGGGCCAGCGCCAACGAACCTCTCACCAACGTCTTCAAGCTGTCGACCCAGACAGGTGACAATATCTTCAACGTTTCGGTGAATGGCATCAGCGGCATCATCGAGGTGCCGGCGACCTCCTATGTTGGCACCACCTTGGCCGAAGCGCTGCAGACCAGGATCAACCAGATTGTCGACCCGGCCACCGGTGACACCATCGGCGGTGTGACAGTGACCTATAGCAGTGAAACCAACAGCTTCACCTTTGCAACCGGCACTACCGGAGCGGACTCGACCATCAAGGTCAAGGGCGCGGCGCGTCTTGGTCTTGATGATGTGCCACTGGGTGTTGGTACGGTTCCGGAAATCTACAATCTGGTTCAGGCCACAGATGCCGATGGCGTGGCGCTTTATGTCGATGCCAATGGCGAGGTGGTGACCAACCCGCCAGAAAACATGGTTGAGGGGTATTACCCGCTCTATATTGATGAAGGCGAGTTGACCTTCGACAAGACCGGTAAGCTGGTCAGCCCGAAGAACCTGGTGCATTACGAGAAGCAGGAAGAAGGGTTCTCGATTGCGCTGGATGTTGATTTCTCGACCTCGACCCAGCTTGCCCAGCCGTTCTCGGTTCTGACTGTCGAACAGGACGGTTTCACCTCCGGTCGACTGGACGGTATCGAGATCGACTCTTCGGGAACCATTCGCGCCAACTACACGAACGGTCAGAACAACCCGCTTGGCAAGATCGTTGTCGCGAACTTCAACAACCAGAACGGTCTGAAACAGATCGGTAACGCCACCTATACGGAAACAGCCGTTTCCGGCACGCCGCAGGTCGGCGAGGCGGGTTCCGAGGGTTTCGGTAATATTCTGTCGGGTTCGCTGGAACGTTCCAACGTCGATATCACCGAAGAACTGGTGAACCTGATTACCGCGCAGCGGAACTTCCAGGCATCGGCGAAAGCCATTGAAACAACAACGGGCCTGACCCAGACCATCATCAACATCCGGATGTAA
- a CDS encoding flagellar hook assembly protein FlgD, with product MSTIDPTSQAQLDSILKKIGVNSDDDSKKASKDTLGQSDFLKLMTTQLQNQDPFAPMENAEFIAQMAQFSTVTGITDMNTTLSGMADQLGEFRIATAANLLGSSVMIPGNYARPDESGQIHGMLDLPSASGITNLTFSNANGEVLHQMELGAQPAGLVGFAWSDLPESVLASGEAVRIEAFADMGKGMESLTPSVFAEILAASTGDAATGVMLDVRDYGEVRAADVSKFRR from the coding sequence ATGAGCACCATTGATCCAACCAGCCAGGCGCAGCTTGACAGCATTCTGAAAAAGATTGGTGTCAACAGCGATGATGACAGCAAGAAAGCCAGCAAGGATACGCTTGGCCAGAGTGATTTTCTGAAGCTGATGACAACCCAGCTCCAGAACCAGGATCCATTTGCCCCGATGGAAAATGCCGAATTCATCGCCCAGATGGCACAGTTCTCGACTGTCACAGGTATCACCGACATGAATACGACGCTGAGCGGCATGGCCGACCAGCTTGGAGAATTCCGGATCGCGACAGCTGCCAACCTTCTTGGCAGCTCGGTCATGATCCCGGGCAATTATGCCCGTCCTGACGAGTCCGGCCAGATCCACGGCATGCTGGATCTGCCTTCGGCATCCGGCATTACCAATCTGACATTCAGCAACGCAAATGGTGAGGTGCTTCACCAGATGGAGCTTGGCGCCCAGCCGGCCGGCCTTGTCGGCTTTGCCTGGAGCGACCTTCCGGAATCGGTGCTTGCCAGTGGTGAGGCCGTTCGTATCGAGGCCTTTGCCGATATGGGCAAGGGCATGGAAAGCCTGACCCCAAGTGTGTTTGCCGAAATTCTCGCGGCTTCAACCGGTGACGCCGCCACAGGCGTGATGCTGGATGTCCGCGATTATGGCGAAGTTAGGGCCGCGGACGTGTCCAAATTCCGTCGCTAG
- the flgC gene encoding flagellar basal body rod protein FlgC: MAAINNIFDVAGRAMSAQLVRLNTIASNLANAGNISGEEDTAYRAMKPIFETTYAANVKDTGISTTEVAGITRTDRRPERTYMPNHPLADDDGFVYAAAVSVEEEFVEMLEAKRQYQNNVEVVTTLRALMMRTINMGK; this comes from the coding sequence ATGGCAGCTATCAACAACATCTTCGACGTTGCTGGTCGGGCCATGTCGGCGCAGCTTGTGCGCCTGAACACCATTGCCAGTAACCTTGCCAATGCCGGCAACATCAGCGGTGAGGAGGATACCGCCTACCGCGCGATGAAACCGATTTTTGAAACCACCTATGCGGCAAACGTCAAGGATACCGGGATTTCGACAACCGAGGTTGCGGGAATCACCAGAACCGACCGCCGTCCAGAGCGAACCTACATGCCCAATCACCCGCTGGCCGATGATGACGGCTTTGTCTATGCGGCGGCGGTAAGTGTGGAAGAAGAGTTTGTCGAGATGCTGGAGGCAAAACGCCAGTATCAGAACAATGTTGAAGTGGTTACGACCCTTCGCGCCCTGATGATGCGAACCATCAATATGGGCAAATAA
- the flgB gene encoding flagellar basal body rod protein FlgB has translation MKGIGDYLNLHATALQVRAKRNKVLASNIANAATPNFKARDMDFQAEINKAEKVGPLRATDGRHFRVAMNANATGMLYRSPVNPSRDGNTVELNVEQMEFSENVIRYQTTLTFLNNKIGGLMSAIKGE, from the coding sequence ATGAAAGGCATTGGTGACTATCTGAACCTCCATGCGACTGCGCTCCAGGTCAGGGCGAAGCGCAACAAGGTTCTTGCCTCGAATATCGCGAATGCCGCGACACCGAATTTCAAGGCGCGCGACATGGATTTTCAGGCCGAGATCAACAAGGCCGAGAAGGTGGGGCCACTGCGCGCCACTGATGGCCGTCATTTTCGTGTGGCCATGAACGCCAATGCCACAGGCATGCTCTATCGCTCGCCGGTGAACCCCTCGCGCGATGGCAACACTGTGGAATTGAATGTAGAGCAGATGGAATTTTCGGAAAACGTCATCCGCTACCAGACAACTCTGACATTCCTCAACAACAAGATCGGCGGGTTGATGTCCGCCATTAAGGGCGAGTGA
- the flgM gene encoding flagellar biosynthesis anti-sigma factor FlgM, protein MVDAIKTTVNRMELTKGRAADGRPSGAGAAPTPVAPAGETVKVSGAASSKAVAQLAEAPPVNTEAVRRIKDAISRGEYPINVDRISEALMDAYREMKA, encoded by the coding sequence ATGGTTGACGCCATTAAAACCACAGTCAATAGGATGGAGCTGACCAAGGGTCGGGCTGCAGACGGACGTCCTTCGGGCGCCGGCGCCGCACCGACACCGGTAGCGCCAGCTGGAGAAACCGTTAAGGTTAGCGGTGCTGCGTCCTCGAAAGCCGTAGCACAGCTCGCTGAGGCACCACCTGTCAACACCGAGGCCGTTCGTCGGATCAAGGATGCGATCTCTCGTGGAGAGTATCCGATCAATGTCGATCGCATTTCGGAAGCGTTGATGGATGCGTACAGGGAAATGAAAGCCTGA
- the flgA gene encoding flagellar basal body P-ring formation chaperone FlgA — translation MSRRSLFQASMAGFAGILAGQAALADQPVSGVEVARLITDKLAEVYLEGDPALSPTRKFPSCKGKIAIDPLFGGWNTVAVRCDVEDGWQFAIRTNLTTTPAPVPIAEFTPRRQTDGPISSLTGTRVSPQSAIQAGMADEYDVVMLTRSMARGDVITPDDVTLFPVPARNVSGVFFAAADVIGRRMKTPLSARRPLQTRHLMPAFMIEEESEVLISSGAGGISVDMVGYALENGQFGDWIKVQNASSGKTVMAKVIDEKKVVVIAKNS, via the coding sequence ATGTCGAGGCGCTCTCTATTCCAGGCATCGATGGCGGGGTTTGCCGGCATTCTGGCCGGGCAGGCTGCGCTGGCAGACCAGCCTGTGTCGGGCGTTGAAGTGGCACGCTTGATCACCGACAAGCTGGCGGAGGTTTATCTCGAAGGTGATCCGGCGCTGTCCCCGACCCGAAAATTCCCGTCCTGTAAGGGCAAGATAGCCATTGATCCACTGTTTGGCGGCTGGAACACCGTTGCTGTCCGCTGCGATGTCGAAGATGGCTGGCAGTTTGCGATCCGGACCAATCTGACAACGACGCCGGCACCGGTGCCAATTGCCGAATTCACCCCACGCCGGCAGACCGACGGACCCATTTCGTCGCTGACAGGAACCCGGGTGTCCCCGCAATCCGCCATCCAGGCCGGTATGGCTGATGAATACGATGTCGTCATGTTGACCCGCAGCATGGCACGCGGAGATGTGATCACACCCGATGATGTCACCTTGTTTCCGGTGCCGGCGCGCAATGTCAGCGGTGTGTTCTTTGCCGCTGCGGACGTGATTGGCAGACGCATGAAAACACCACTTTCAGCGCGACGCCCCCTGCAGACACGCCATCTTATGCCCGCCTTCATGATTGAAGAAGAGAGCGAGGTGCTGATTTCCAGTGGCGCTGGTGGAATTAGCGTCGATATGGTAGGCTATGCGCTTGAAAATGGACAATTTGGCGACTGGATCAAGGTCCAGAACGCTAGCAGCGGCAAGACTGTGATGGCCAAGGTCATCGATGAAAAAAAAGTCGTGGTGATTGCTAAAAATAGCTGA
- a CDS encoding FimV family protein: MNTLLKGVVGLGLMMAPLAAVAQSQPIVVLEYPTYGGASAASGLNPDNIFVSDPNHTASHRVMPDETLSHIITEHYAGSGLDLSVVQMAIVKKNRSAFVRGNPNFLYADKLLHLPSLNEMKDLVLGGKPQDTTSGSGGSNRDQIFFIGG; encoded by the coding sequence ATGAACACGCTTCTCAAAGGGGTTGTCGGGCTGGGCCTGATGATGGCACCGCTTGCGGCTGTCGCACAGTCACAGCCGATCGTTGTCCTTGAATATCCGACCTATGGTGGCGCCTCGGCGGCGTCCGGACTGAACCCTGACAACATCTTTGTCAGTGATCCCAACCATACGGCCAGCCACCGGGTGATGCCCGACGAAACGCTGTCTCACATCATCACCGAACATTATGCTGGCAGCGGCCTGGATTTGTCCGTGGTGCAGATGGCGATTGTCAAGAAGAACCGGTCGGCCTTTGTTCGGGGTAATCCGAATTTTCTGTATGCTGACAAGCTGTTGCACCTTCCCTCCCTGAACGAGATGAAGGATCTGGTGCTTGGCGGCAAGCCTCAGGATACCACGTCCGGATCCGGTGGGTCGAACCGCGACCAGATCTTCTTTATCGGAGGATAG
- a CDS encoding flagellar assembly protein T N-terminal domain-containing protein — protein MILDLYERLEQRHWLDLAKVPLLALLACLFFVLGASTGQAAAFRFTETTGRAVILDSAMEQEARMLALEDALYLAALEGGASVNGFSAVMADTTLEDHFVIRPASRILDYTITNEVIDGQHYEVSIRAAVGNLPRGTCLHRRSVNMTIFKPRITLAENIPAPAGPMAVDVMNTVITAIEHNSGVSANRATDVTLDPARLSRINDTYDYTALTKGVVRVLQGDFAVIPEIILTGRRAGNALMRRDEMTMLIRVHVLAGESYAPIDRFEVTHTVTTKQRSISEMFNVVGQPRRPAILAALTAPVAGLVDGMVADLQCRPLTATLALRDGRLTVPVGSHHGMRQNALAVASGTDTPWQIMRVTGVDVMSSTLTPLNDRRDLAALAGRTVEFMEEVK, from the coding sequence GTGATACTGGATCTCTATGAACGGCTTGAACAGCGGCATTGGCTTGACCTGGCCAAAGTGCCGCTGCTTGCGCTACTGGCGTGCCTGTTCTTTGTTCTTGGTGCCTCGACAGGTCAGGCTGCCGCCTTTCGGTTTACCGAGACAACCGGTCGGGCCGTGATCCTTGATTCCGCGATGGAGCAGGAAGCCCGCATGCTGGCGCTTGAAGACGCGCTCTATCTTGCCGCGCTCGAGGGAGGGGCCAGCGTCAACGGGTTTTCCGCCGTGATGGCGGACACCACGCTTGAGGATCATTTCGTGATCCGCCCTGCAAGTCGCATTCTTGACTATACAATCACCAATGAGGTGATTGACGGTCAGCATTACGAGGTCAGCATCCGTGCCGCCGTCGGCAATCTGCCACGCGGCACCTGCCTGCATCGGCGGTCAGTCAATATGACCATCTTCAAACCGCGCATCACGCTTGCCGAGAATATTCCGGCTCCAGCAGGCCCCATGGCCGTTGATGTGATGAATACTGTCATCACAGCCATCGAACACAATTCCGGTGTCAGCGCCAACCGCGCCACCGATGTGACGCTAGACCCGGCCCGCCTGTCACGGATCAACGACACCTATGATTACACCGCCCTGACGAAGGGTGTTGTGCGGGTTCTGCAGGGTGATTTCGCCGTTATTCCGGAAATAATCCTGACAGGCCGGCGTGCCGGCAATGCGTTGATGCGGCGTGATGAAATGACGATGCTGATCCGGGTTCATGTGCTTGCCGGAGAGAGTTACGCGCCAATCGACAGGTTCGAGGTGACCCATACCGTCACCACAAAACAGCGGTCGATTTCCGAGATGTTCAATGTGGTTGGCCAGCCGCGTCGGCCAGCCATTCTTGCCGCGCTGACGGCCCCGGTCGCGGGTCTTGTCGATGGTATGGTTGCCGATCTGCAATGCCGCCCTTTGACGGCGACGCTGGCGCTTCGCGACGGCAGGTTGACCGTACCGGTTGGCAGTCATCATGGGATGCGCCAGAATGCCCTTGCGGTGGCCAGCGGCACCGATACGCCCTGGCAGATCATGCGTGTTACCGGTGTCGATGTGATGTCGTCGACCCTGACGCCGTTGAATGACAGGCGTGATCTGGCGGCGCTTGCCGGGCGCACTGTCGAATTCATGGAGGAAGTAAAATGA
- a CDS encoding LPP20 family lipoprotein, translating to MSRVVFASLPHRKLTAAALCVAALAFAGCETIGGTRKADAGVKANMSAADQLAAVQEVFDANAEQVPTLTAVGYAVVSSQPGRTDAQKRLMAIRSARMAAMRDLAEQIHGLQVDSSTTVIDLMVQNDTFRGVVSGTIRGARTVRINPTGSDTYEIVLEIDREMIGHLISTARGIA from the coding sequence ATGTCACGAGTAGTATTTGCATCACTGCCACACCGTAAGCTGACCGCTGCCGCATTGTGCGTCGCGGCGCTGGCTTTCGCTGGCTGCGAGACAATTGGCGGCACACGCAAGGCGGATGCCGGGGTAAAAGCCAATATGTCGGCTGCCGATCAGCTTGCCGCTGTTCAGGAGGTGTTCGACGCCAACGCCGAGCAGGTGCCAACCCTGACCGCTGTTGGCTATGCGGTTGTGTCGTCCCAGCCGGGACGTACCGATGCCCAGAAACGGTTGATGGCGATCCGCTCGGCCCGCATGGCCGCGATGCGCGATCTTGCCGAGCAGATCCACGGTCTGCAGGTTGATTCATCGACCACAGTCATCGATCTGATGGTTCAGAACGACACCTTCCGCGGTGTTGTGTCGGGCACCATTCGCGGCGCCCGCACGGTTCGGATCAACCCGACCGGGTCAGACACCTATGAAATCGTTCTCGAAATCGATCGGGAAATGATTGGCCACCTGATCAGCACCGCGCGCGGCATCGCCTGA